In the genome of Blastopirellula marina, one region contains:
- a CDS encoding DUF1552 domain-containing protein has product MPNSKTPWMSRRTFLRGSGVVMALPYLEAMMPSSVLSAPTPQAPPRIGMFYLGTGMNMRQFWPTQEGLDYQASRILKPLDKHRGQFTAINGTFLKAGGGHDGAYPFSTSIAKGERQRQSPDQDAALAIGTDTRFSSLQLSVDRGTNYGSQALATISWNEQGVPLAAENDPKVLFDRLFRPDTQEQKAEEKNEFRRRQSILDLVRDDAKQLAGRLGQTDRDQLEQYYTSVRELEKSLARRVEWADTPKPPVETDDLHGTYEKKMAGPEGNGDYLYDDYAKLMYDLIALAFQTDSTRVVSYVVRKELAGGVYPEFNVSKGYHALSHHGNDPQSLEELARVDAIYMTHWAYFLDRLKSIREADGTLLDRTILGLSSGMGFEHSKNNLPTIISGGNALGVKHCGHLKLESEIPLASVWQTMLDRVGVDTGNQFQDSTGLVQALVS; this is encoded by the coding sequence ATGCCCAACTCCAAGACTCCTTGGATGTCGCGCCGTACTTTCCTGCGTGGAAGCGGGGTGGTCATGGCTCTTCCTTACCTCGAAGCGATGATGCCTTCGAGCGTTCTATCTGCACCCACACCGCAAGCGCCACCTCGGATAGGCATGTTCTACCTGGGCACAGGCATGAACATGCGGCAGTTCTGGCCTACACAGGAAGGACTCGACTACCAGGCCTCTCGCATTTTAAAGCCGCTTGATAAGCACCGTGGCCAGTTCACGGCGATCAATGGTACTTTCCTGAAAGCAGGGGGCGGTCACGACGGTGCTTATCCATTTAGTACTTCGATTGCCAAAGGGGAACGCCAGCGGCAAAGCCCCGATCAGGACGCCGCTCTCGCGATCGGCACTGATACGCGCTTCTCCTCGCTGCAGTTGTCTGTAGATCGAGGAACGAACTACGGAAGTCAGGCTCTCGCGACGATCTCATGGAACGAGCAAGGCGTACCCCTTGCTGCCGAGAACGATCCCAAGGTGCTCTTCGACCGACTTTTTCGACCGGACACTCAAGAGCAGAAAGCTGAGGAAAAGAACGAGTTCCGCCGCCGGCAATCGATTCTTGACCTGGTTCGTGATGACGCGAAGCAGTTGGCTGGCCGCCTGGGGCAGACGGATCGTGACCAGTTGGAACAATATTACACATCCGTCCGAGAACTCGAAAAGTCGTTAGCTCGCCGAGTTGAGTGGGCCGACACGCCGAAGCCTCCTGTCGAAACAGATGACCTGCATGGAACGTACGAAAAGAAAATGGCTGGCCCCGAAGGGAACGGCGATTATCTTTACGACGACTACGCCAAGTTAATGTATGACTTGATTGCTCTAGCATTTCAAACAGACTCAACACGTGTTGTTTCCTACGTCGTCCGCAAGGAATTAGCCGGAGGCGTTTATCCCGAGTTCAACGTGTCCAAAGGTTATCACGCTCTCTCGCATCATGGGAACGATCCGCAAAGCCTGGAGGAGCTAGCTCGAGTCGATGCCATCTACATGACCCACTGGGCCTATTTCCTGGATCGATTGAAGTCGATCCGAGAAGCAGATGGAACGCTGCTGGACCGAACAATTCTCGGCTTATCGAGCGGGATGGGCTTCGAGCATAGCAAGAACAATCTCCCAACGATCATCAGCGGTGGCAACGCACTGGGCGTCAAGCATTGTGGACACTTGAAGCTGGAATCCGAAATCCCACTGGCATCTGTCTGGCAGACGATGCTCGACCGAGTAGGCGTCGACACCGGGAATCAATTTCAGGACAGCACTGGCCTTGTTCAAGCGTTGGTAAGTTAG